Proteins co-encoded in one Gouania willdenowi chromosome 1, fGouWil2.1, whole genome shotgun sequence genomic window:
- the LOC114462785 gene encoding neuronal acetylcholine receptor subunit alpha-7-like yields MDLPKRAGYLLCGLYLWATLCCQGCFGGVYQRQLYHDLLLNYNRLERPVQNDSAPIVVELGLTLLQIIDVDEKNQVLITNAWLQLHWTDVYLTWNPDSFPGVQNLRFPSNLVWVPDILLYNSADERFDATFHTNVLVNASGSCQYLPPGILKSTCYIDVRWFPFDVQKCDLKFGSWTYNGWLLDLQMNDVDISTYIPNGEWDLVGVPSKRNELYYECCKEPYPDVTFTVTMRRRTLYYGLNLLIPCVLISGLALLVFLLPADSGEKISLGITVLLSLTVFMLLVAEIMPATSDSVPLIAQYFASTMMIVGLSVVVTVLVLQFHHHDPHGGKMPKWVRVILLNWCAWFLRMKKPGEERKSPVGSSSPSTYKYSQSSPHHTSTSSIQMSTIAGQASNQSTTTNGSMSLYFGYHSMGTENPVFPAGTESSVMVCGSGGGSSHHNGTTQHDIHLDQTRTLLLEHIPEISRILEEVQYIAQRFREHDEGEAVCGEWKFAAAVVDRLCLVAFSLFSIICTFAILMSAPNFIEAVSKDFT; encoded by the exons GATGTTTTGGTGGCGTTTACCAGAGGCAGCTTTATCATGATCTGTTGCTCAACTACAATCGGCTTGAGAGGCCGGTCCAAAACGACTCTGCGCCCATTGTGGTGGAACTAGGTCTCACGCTGTTGCAGATTATCGACGTG GATGAAAAGAACCAAGTGCTGATCACCAACGCCTGGCTGCAGCTG CATTGGACAGATGTTTACCTCACCTGGAACCCTGACAGCTTCCCTGGGGTTCAGAACCTTCGGTTCCCCTCCAATCTGGTTTGGGTTCCAGATATTCTCCTCTACAACAG TGCTGACGAGAGGTTCGACGCCACGTTCCACACAAACGTGCTGGTAAATGCTTCAGGATCCTGCCAGTACCTCCCACCAG GCATCCTGAAAAGCACTTGCTACATCGATGTACGATGGTTTCCATTTGATGTGCAGAAGTGCGACCTAAAATTTGGCTCATGGACCTACAACGGTTGGCTTCTGGACCTGCAGATGAACGATGTGGACATCTCCACCTACATTCCCAATGGGGAATGGGACCTTGTGG GTGTGCCATCGAAGCGGAACGAGCTGTACTATGAGTGCTGTAAGGAACCTTACCCTGATGTGACGTTCACGGTGACCATGCGGCGTAGAACTCTGTACTACGGCCTCAACCTGCTCATCCCCTGCGTGCTCATCTCTGGCCTGGCTCTGCTGGTCTTCCTGCTTCCTGCTGACTCGGGAGAAAAGATCTCACTCg GCATAACAGTGCTGCTGTCGTTGACTGTGTTCATGTTACTGGTAGCAGAGATCATGCCTGCCACGTCTGATTCTGTTCCTTTGATTG CCCAGTACTTTGCAAGCACGATGATGATTGTGGGCCTGTCTGTGGTTGTAACTGTGCTGGTTCTCCAGTTCCACCACCATGACCCCCATGGAGGGAAGATGCCAAAATGG GTTCGAGTCATTCTCCTGAACTGGTGTGCTTGGTTTCTCCGCATGAAGAAACCTGGAGAGGAAAGAAAAAGTCCAGTGGGCTCAAGCAGCCCGTCCACCTACAAGTACTCCCAGTCTTCTCCGCACCacaccagcaccagcagcatCCAGATGAGCACCATAGCAGGACAAGCATCCAACCAGTCCACCACAACCAACGGAAGCATGAGTTTGTACTTCGGCTACCATTCCATGGGCACAGAAAACCCAGTGTTCCCAGCCGGCACTGAGTCCAGTGTAATGGTCTGTGGCAGCGGGGGCGGAAGCAGCCACCACAACGGTACGACTCAGCACGACATCCATTTGGATCAGACCAGGACTTTGCTGCTGGAGCACATTCCAGAAATCTCGCGGATCTTGGAGGAGGTGCAGTATATCGCCCAACGATTCCGGGAGCACGATGAGGGCGAGGCCGTCTGCGGGGAGTGGAAGTTTGCAGCTGCTGTTGTGGATCGATTGTGTTTGGTGGCCTTCTCGCTTTTCTCCATCATCTGCACTTTCGCCATCCTCATGTCTGCCCCAAACTTCATCGAGGCAGTTTCAAAAGACTTTACATAG